From Veillonella dispar, one genomic window encodes:
- the ilvD gene encoding dihydroxy-acid dehydratase, whose protein sequence is MSCRSDNLKTGVARAPHRSLLKALGFVDEEMGRPVIGIANSFNEIIPGHVGLKNIVQAVKDGIRNAGGVPIEFNTIGICDGLAMNHIGMKYSLVTRNIIADSIEATAMATPFDAMVFIPNCDKVVPGMLIAAARLNIPSVFVSGGAMLAGVHNGKKIGLSDVFEAVGKHQTGEMGDAELAEIENTACPTCGSCSGMYTANTMNCLTEALGMGLPGNGTIPAVYSERLRLAKLAGMQAVEVLKANLRPKDIMTREAFENAVALDMALGGSSNTALHLPAIAHEAGVPLSLDDFDRIAQNTPQLSKLSPSGKYFIEDLYAAGGVSAVLKRLAENGRLHTDCKTVALKTQGEIAAVAHVTDEDVIHPWNNPVHETGGIAVLKGNLAVDGSVVKAGAVDEDMLVHSGPAKVFNSEEEAVEAITGGKIVKGDVVVIRYEGPKGGPGMREMLTPTSMIAGMGLDKDVALLTDGRFSGATRGASIGHVSPEAAAGGTIAVVEDGDIINIDIPNGKLELAVSDEEIARRKAALKPFKSNVTGYLKKYALHVSSAAQGAIEVFED, encoded by the coding sequence ATGAGTTGTAGAAGTGACAATTTAAAAACAGGCGTAGCACGTGCACCACACAGATCTTTGCTAAAAGCTCTTGGTTTTGTTGATGAAGAAATGGGCAGACCAGTCATTGGTATTGCGAACTCTTTCAACGAAATTATCCCTGGTCACGTGGGCTTGAAAAATATTGTACAAGCCGTAAAAGACGGCATTCGCAACGCAGGTGGTGTGCCAATCGAGTTCAATACAATTGGTATTTGTGACGGCTTGGCGATGAACCACATCGGTATGAAATACTCCTTGGTAACTCGTAATATCATCGCTGATTCCATCGAGGCAACAGCTATGGCAACACCATTTGATGCTATGGTATTCATTCCAAACTGCGATAAAGTAGTACCTGGTATGTTGATAGCTGCAGCTCGTCTAAATATTCCATCCGTATTCGTGTCTGGTGGTGCTATGCTTGCAGGCGTACATAATGGCAAAAAAATCGGTTTGTCTGATGTATTCGAAGCCGTAGGTAAACATCAAACTGGTGAAATGGGTGATGCTGAGTTAGCTGAAATCGAAAATACAGCATGTCCTACATGTGGTTCTTGCTCTGGTATGTATACAGCTAATACAATGAACTGCTTAACAGAAGCTCTTGGTATGGGCCTTCCTGGTAATGGTACAATTCCAGCAGTATACTCTGAACGTTTACGTCTTGCTAAATTAGCAGGTATGCAAGCAGTAGAGGTATTGAAAGCAAACCTTCGTCCTAAAGACATTATGACACGCGAAGCCTTTGAAAATGCAGTAGCTCTAGATATGGCTTTGGGTGGTTCCTCTAATACAGCACTTCATTTGCCAGCTATCGCTCACGAAGCAGGCGTACCATTGTCCTTGGACGACTTTGATCGCATTGCACAAAACACACCTCAATTGTCTAAACTTTCTCCATCTGGTAAATACTTCATCGAAGACTTGTATGCTGCCGGTGGCGTATCTGCTGTGTTGAAACGTTTAGCCGAAAATGGTCGTTTGCATACAGATTGCAAAACTGTAGCTCTTAAAACACAAGGTGAAATTGCAGCGGTAGCTCATGTAACTGATGAAGACGTTATTCATCCTTGGAATAATCCTGTTCATGAAACAGGTGGTATTGCCGTTCTTAAAGGTAACCTTGCTGTAGACGGTTCCGTTGTAAAAGCAGGTGCCGTAGATGAAGATATGCTTGTTCACTCTGGTCCAGCAAAGGTATTCAACAGCGAAGAAGAAGCTGTTGAAGCTATTACAGGCGGTAAAATCGTAAAAGGCGATGTGGTAGTTATCCGTTACGAAGGTCCTAAAGGTGGCCCTGGCATGCGCGAAATGTTGACACCAACATCCATGATTGCTGGTATGGGTCTTGATAAAGACGTAGCATTGTTGACTGACGGTCGTTTCTCTGGTGCTACACGTGGTGCATCTATTGGTCACGTATCTCCAGAAGCAGCAGCAGGTGGCACAATCGCCGTTGTTGAAGATGGTGATATCATCAACATCGATATTCCAAACGGCAAATTGGAATTAGCTGTATCTGATGAAGAAATCGCTCGTCGTAAAGCAGCATTGAAACCATTCAAATCCAATGTAACTGGATATCTTAAAAAATACGCTCTTCATGTATCCTCTGCAGCACAAGGTGCTATCGAAGTATTTGAAGACTAA
- a CDS encoding DASS family sodium-coupled anion symporter: MNTFTRAALTVLVGLVIWFLPHTEAIKPEGWHLLAIFTATIVGFILRPWPTGIMALFGIVAAVATNSITMVQALGGYAEANVWLIVAAVFFSRGIINSGLGKRIAYTLIRSFGTSSLKLAYALACTDLIISPATPSNTARGGGIIFPIVQNISLAFDSEPNGSTARRIGAYLMTTAHTINTITVTIFLTACSGNLLITSLGAKLFGYDISWWEWFQAGVIPGVLCMILMPWFIYKIYPPEIKETPQAAVMAQKELDILGPITKAEISVAIIFVICILLWSTAIWTKLHPTVVAMMGVLACVVTGSLTWEDILGERTGWDILIWMGTLVGMAGLLGKLGVVAVFADFVSQHLVGIDWFWASFIISATFVYSQYFFASGTARITALFSAFAAILVAMGAPIPFTILLFGLMNSPGCTLTHYSSGVTPIFFGAGYVPQGTWWRVGLAISVVSFLIHFWGGTLGMWLFGIL; this comes from the coding sequence ATGAATACCTTTACACGCGCCGCACTGACGGTACTGGTAGGACTTGTAATTTGGTTCTTGCCTCACACAGAGGCGATTAAGCCTGAAGGATGGCATTTATTAGCTATCTTCACAGCTACAATTGTAGGTTTTATTTTACGACCTTGGCCAACAGGTATTATGGCACTCTTTGGTATTGTTGCGGCTGTAGCAACAAATTCTATTACCATGGTGCAAGCATTAGGTGGTTACGCTGAAGCCAATGTATGGCTTATCGTAGCAGCTGTATTCTTTTCTAGAGGCATTATTAATTCTGGCCTTGGTAAGCGTATCGCGTATACTTTGATTCGCTCCTTTGGTACTAGTTCCTTAAAGTTAGCTTATGCATTGGCTTGTACGGATCTTATTATTTCTCCTGCCACGCCATCTAATACGGCTCGTGGGGGCGGTATTATTTTCCCTATTGTACAAAATATTTCGTTAGCCTTTGATTCTGAGCCAAATGGTAGTACAGCACGTCGTATTGGGGCGTACTTGATGACCACGGCTCATACGATAAACACCATTACTGTAACAATCTTCTTAACTGCTTGTAGTGGTAACTTATTGATTACATCCTTAGGTGCAAAATTATTTGGCTATGATATTTCATGGTGGGAATGGTTCCAAGCAGGTGTAATCCCTGGTGTACTTTGTATGATCTTGATGCCTTGGTTTATTTATAAAATCTATCCACCTGAAATCAAGGAGACGCCTCAAGCAGCGGTAATGGCCCAAAAAGAGCTAGATATACTAGGTCCTATTACAAAGGCTGAAATTTCAGTGGCTATTATTTTTGTAATTTGTATTTTGCTGTGGTCCACAGCGATTTGGACGAAGTTACATCCTACTGTAGTTGCTATGATGGGCGTACTTGCTTGTGTAGTTACAGGATCCCTTACTTGGGAAGATATTCTAGGTGAACGCACAGGTTGGGATATTCTAATCTGGATGGGTACCCTCGTTGGTATGGCTGGTTTACTTGGTAAATTAGGTGTTGTAGCGGTGTTTGCAGACTTTGTAAGTCAACATCTTGTAGGTATTGATTGGTTCTGGGCATCTTTTATTATCTCTGCAACCTTTGTATACTCTCAGTATTTCTTTGCCAGTGGTACAGCGCGTATTACAGCGTTATTCTCCGCTTTTGCAGCCATCTTGGTAGCGATGGGAGCACCAATTCCATTTACCATCTTGCTCTTTGGTTTGATGAATAGTCCTGGCTGTACATTAACGCATTATAGCTCTGGTGTAACGCCAATCTTCTTCGGTGCGGGCTACGTACCGCAAGGAACGTGGTGGCGTGTAGGTCTTGCCATTTCTGTAGTAAGCTTCCTTATTCACTTCTGGGGCGGCACCCTTGGTATGTGGCTATTCGGTATTCTATAA
- a CDS encoding cupin domain-containing protein, which produces MIRKFDAENFKWDGVDTLVYKQDGSPFKDVTRQVLYDGAFDIPCQFRYFECLPGGYSTLEYHEHTHMVMIFRGKGQVLLGDEIHDVEAGDFIEIPGKTIHQFRANKGDYIGFLCLVNQDRDKVKLLTPEEMDTLRSNPKIKEFLESC; this is translated from the coding sequence ATGATACGCAAGTTTGATGCTGAAAATTTCAAGTGGGATGGCGTCGATACCTTGGTATATAAACAAGATGGTAGCCCTTTTAAAGATGTAACACGTCAAGTTTTATACGATGGGGCCTTTGATATTCCATGCCAATTCCGCTATTTTGAATGCTTGCCAGGTGGGTATTCTACGCTTGAATATCATGAACATACACATATGGTTATGATATTCCGCGGGAAGGGTCAAGTCTTATTAGGCGATGAAATCCATGATGTAGAAGCTGGTGATTTTATTGAAATTCCAGGTAAAACGATACATCAATTCCGGGCTAATAAAGGAGATTATATCGGATTCCTTTGCTTGGTTAACCAAGATCGGGACAAGGTGAAATTATTAACCCCTGAAGAGATGGATACATTGCGCTCTAATCCAAAGATTAAAGAATTTTTGGAAAGTTGCTAA
- a CDS encoding heavy-metal-associated domain-containing protein — MCKDCGCGEDNGVVTKVFTVPGMMCNNCKETVEGASLGLPGVLSAEVNLPEKTATVSFDPAKASVEDITKAIERTGFEVESVADGVQEHSHGLLGTLKRFFK; from the coding sequence ATGTGCAAAGATTGTGGTTGTGGTGAAGATAATGGCGTTGTAACAAAGGTATTTACTGTACCTGGTATGATGTGCAATAACTGTAAAGAAACTGTTGAAGGTGCATCCCTTGGATTACCTGGTGTTTTGAGTGCAGAGGTAAATTTGCCAGAGAAAACAGCGACTGTTTCTTTTGATCCAGCAAAAGCATCTGTTGAAGATATTACAAAAGCTATTGAACGTACAGGCTTTGAAGTAGAAAGCGTTGCAGATGGTGTACAAGAACATAGTCATGGTTTACTAGGAACATTGAAACGTTTCTTCAAATAA
- a CDS encoding Sec-independent protein translocase subunit TatA/TatB, whose product MGSIGTPELIVILVIALVIFGPGKLPEVGKAIGKGINEFKDAISGPKKAVDETKEAVKKATTIDVTAGAKNDDKHKEVND is encoded by the coding sequence ATGGGATCTATAGGAACACCTGAATTAATAGTTATATTAGTGATCGCTCTAGTTATCTTCGGACCTGGTAAGTTGCCTGAAGTAGGTAAAGCTATTGGTAAGGGCATCAATGAATTTAAAGATGCTATTTCCGGCCCTAAAAAAGCTGTTGATGAAACGAAAGAAGCCGTTAAAAAGGCGACTACTATTGACGTAACAGCAGGGGCTAAAAACGACGATAAACATAAAGAAGTTAATGATTAA
- the pgl gene encoding 6-phosphogluconolactonase, producing MAQDTIKCYDGPSDVVQALAEDFIDFTNDEISRTETCIVGITGGTVINGLLELLNSPEYIERLNWERIFFLWTDERFLPQTHEDNYFNRVKPHLLCKAKGAAHFLPINTDSKTVHEAAEEYEKEVRNVLKACKKSGLDLALLDLGEDGHTAGLFAGSHALRVADQDVVAVEDGKVWERISMTFSFLAKSDAVWFTVTGESKRTALTKVLYQREDYEDLTWDKRIGRTLPGAVLSQEAVTWYVDKAAYNDVH from the coding sequence ATGGCTCAAGATACAATTAAATGTTATGACGGTCCTAGTGATGTAGTCCAAGCATTGGCGGAGGATTTTATTGATTTTACGAATGATGAAATTAGCCGTACTGAAACGTGCATCGTTGGTATTACTGGGGGTACTGTTATAAATGGTTTGTTAGAATTACTTAACTCTCCTGAATATATTGAGCGCCTTAATTGGGAACGTATATTCTTCTTGTGGACTGATGAGCGTTTCTTGCCACAAACGCATGAGGATAATTACTTCAATCGCGTAAAACCTCATTTGCTATGCAAGGCAAAGGGGGCTGCTCATTTCTTGCCGATTAATACGGATTCTAAAACCGTACATGAAGCGGCTGAAGAATATGAAAAAGAGGTTCGCAATGTCCTAAAGGCATGTAAAAAATCTGGTCTTGATTTAGCGTTGCTTGATTTAGGCGAGGATGGTCATACGGCAGGATTATTTGCAGGCTCTCACGCGCTTCGTGTAGCTGATCAAGATGTGGTTGCCGTTGAGGATGGCAAGGTATGGGAACGCATTTCTATGACTTTTTCTTTCCTAGCAAAATCTGATGCTGTCTGGTTTACTGTGACTGGTGAAAGCAAGCGAACTGCATTGACAAAGGTATTATACCAACGCGAAGATTACGAGGATTTAACGTGGGATAAACGCATTGGTCGTACATTGCCTGGTGCGGTGCTTTCACAAGAAGCTGTGACCTGGTATGTAGACAAGGCAGCCTATAATGATGTACACTAA